A section of the Methanoregula formicica SMSP genome encodes:
- a CDS encoding small multi-drug export protein, producing the protein MELWDRQTFLRHVVAAFGRGVLVALIIPLAVAVAFSIPLHATLALIGSGLIIEYGAVPVGIVFGLTPLFVSFVLICTEIGIFLALYDIFDTIGHTSEPVRQFLEKSRQYVHQSKSIEKYGILALIPCEILLGVYINAPASWVLGWREDHALLVTMIGYVIALAIMVVLTVGLLQVTLPGLVHP; encoded by the coding sequence ATGGAACTCTGGGACCGGCAGACATTCCTGCGACACGTGGTGGCGGCTTTTGGACGCGGCGTGCTCGTCGCACTCATCATCCCGCTTGCTGTCGCGGTTGCCTTTTCCATCCCCCTTCATGCAACGCTTGCCCTCATCGGCAGCGGGCTCATCATCGAGTACGGGGCGGTACCGGTCGGCATCGTGTTCGGTCTCACCCCGCTTTTTGTCTCGTTTGTCCTTATCTGCACCGAGATCGGGATCTTCCTTGCACTGTACGACATCTTCGACACCATTGGCCACACGTCAGAACCGGTCCGGCAGTTCCTTGAGAAGAGCCGGCAATATGTGCACCAGTCGAAGAGCATCGAGAAGTATGGGATCCTCGCCCTCATCCCCTGCGAGATTCTCCTCGGTGTCTACATCAATGCCCCGGCATCGTGGGTGCTTGGCTGGCGGGAGGACCACGCCCTTCTTGTCACGATGATCGGGTATGTCATTGCCCTTGCCATCATGGTTGTCCTCACGGTAGGCCTGCTGCAGGTAACGCTGCCCGGACTGGTGCACCCATGA